One window of Sinorhizobium fredii NGR234 genomic DNA carries:
- the parE gene encoding DNA topoisomerase IV subunit B, translating to MDDSSDLFSAMPLQPKPADAPRKPTAPAAGSDAPRPTPKGSDGSDYDASAIEVLEGLEPVRRRPGMYIGGTDEKALHHLFAEVIDNSMDEAVAGHANFIEVYLDAEGFLTVTDNGRGIPVENHPKFPNKSTLEVVMTVLHAGGKFDGKAYETSGGLHGVGVSVVNALSDSVEVEVARNRKLYRQRFSRGIPQGGLEELGEVHNRRGTKVRFHPDPQIFGPHARFEPARLFRMARSKAYLFGGVEIRWSCDPSLLPEGSETPEKAVFHFPGGLKDYLAATLGKEFTVTREIFAGKSEKSGGHGSLEWAVTWYGGDQQIHSYCNTIPTPEGGTHEAGLRIALTKGLKNYAELTQNKRAAIVTTDDVMISAAGMLSVFIREPEFVGQTKDKLATVEAQRIVENALRDPFDHYLADNPGEAAKLLDWVIERAEERVRRRKEKEVNRKTAVRKLRLPGKLADCAQNTAEGAELFIVEGDSAGGSAKQARNRANQAILPLRGKILNVASAGREKLGANQQITDLVQALGCGTRSKYREEDLRYERVIIMTDADVDGAHIASLLITFFYQEMPELIRGGHLYLAVPPLYRLSQGSRTFYARDDAHREELMRTEFNGRGKVEIGRFKGLGEMLPAQLKETTMDPANRTLLKVEIDDVDFEGTREAVDNLMGTKADARFRFIQERAVFVENLDI from the coding sequence ATGGACGACAGCAGCGACCTCTTCTCCGCCATGCCCTTGCAGCCGAAGCCGGCCGACGCGCCGCGCAAGCCGACAGCGCCTGCCGCCGGCAGCGATGCGCCGCGGCCTACGCCGAAGGGGAGCGACGGCAGCGACTACGATGCTTCCGCCATCGAGGTCCTCGAGGGGCTGGAGCCGGTGCGCCGCCGGCCGGGCATGTATATCGGCGGAACGGACGAGAAGGCGCTGCACCACCTCTTTGCCGAGGTGATCGACAACTCGATGGACGAGGCCGTCGCCGGCCACGCCAACTTCATCGAAGTATACCTCGACGCCGAGGGCTTCCTGACGGTGACCGACAACGGCCGCGGCATTCCCGTGGAAAACCACCCGAAGTTCCCCAACAAGTCGACCCTCGAAGTGGTGATGACGGTGCTGCATGCCGGCGGAAAGTTCGACGGCAAGGCTTACGAGACCTCGGGCGGCCTGCATGGCGTCGGCGTGTCCGTCGTCAACGCGCTGTCGGACTCGGTCGAGGTCGAGGTGGCGCGCAACCGCAAGCTCTACCGCCAGCGCTTCTCCCGCGGCATTCCACAGGGTGGGCTCGAAGAGCTCGGCGAGGTGCACAATCGCCGAGGCACGAAGGTCCGCTTCCATCCGGACCCGCAAATCTTCGGCCCGCATGCCCGCTTTGAGCCGGCGCGGCTGTTCCGCATGGCCCGCTCCAAGGCCTATCTGTTCGGCGGCGTCGAGATCCGCTGGTCCTGTGATCCGTCGCTCTTGCCGGAAGGTTCGGAAACTCCGGAAAAGGCGGTCTTCCATTTCCCCGGCGGTCTCAAGGATTATCTCGCCGCGACGCTCGGCAAGGAATTCACCGTCACGCGCGAGATCTTCGCCGGCAAGTCGGAAAAGTCCGGCGGCCACGGCTCGCTCGAATGGGCCGTTACCTGGTATGGCGGCGACCAGCAGATCCACTCCTACTGCAACACCATCCCGACGCCGGAAGGCGGCACGCACGAGGCGGGCCTGCGCATCGCGCTCACCAAGGGTTTGAAGAACTACGCCGAGCTCACGCAGAACAAGCGGGCCGCGATCGTCACCACCGACGACGTGATGATCTCGGCGGCAGGCATGCTCTCGGTCTTCATCCGCGAGCCGGAATTCGTCGGCCAGACGAAGGACAAGCTTGCGACCGTGGAGGCGCAGCGCATCGTCGAGAACGCCCTGCGCGACCCTTTCGACCACTATCTCGCCGACAATCCGGGCGAAGCCGCGAAGCTTCTCGACTGGGTGATCGAGCGTGCCGAGGAGCGCGTCCGCCGACGCAAGGAAAAGGAAGTCAATCGCAAGACCGCGGTGCGCAAGCTGCGCCTGCCAGGCAAGCTCGCCGACTGCGCGCAGAACACCGCGGAAGGCGCTGAACTCTTCATCGTCGAGGGCGACTCGGCAGGCGGCTCGGCCAAGCAGGCGCGCAACCGCGCCAACCAGGCCATCCTGCCCCTGCGCGGCAAGATCCTCAACGTCGCCAGTGCCGGCCGCGAAAAGCTCGGCGCCAACCAGCAGATCACCGACCTCGTCCAGGCGCTCGGCTGCGGTACGCGGTCGAAATACCGCGAGGAGGATCTTCGCTACGAGCGAGTCATCATCATGACCGACGCGGACGTCGACGGTGCCCACATCGCCTCGCTCTTGATCACCTTCTTCTATCAGGAGATGCCGGAACTCATTCGCGGCGGCCATCTCTACCTCGCCGTGCCGCCGCTCTACCGATTGAGCCAGGGCTCCAGGACGTTCTATGCGCGCGACGACGCGCATCGCGAAGAACTGATGCGCACCGAATTCAACGGCCGCGGCAAGGTCGAGATCGGCCGGTTCAAGGGTTTGGGCGAGATGCTTCCGGCACAGCTCAAGGAAACGACCATGGATCCGGCCAACCGGACCCTGCTCAAGGTCGAGATCGACGACGTTGATTTCGAGGGGACGCGCGAGGCCGTCGACAACCTGATGGGAACGAAGGCCGACGCGCGCTTCCGCTTTATCCAGGAGCGCGCCGTGTTTGTGGAGAATCTGGATATTTGA
- the kdsA gene encoding 3-deoxy-8-phosphooctulonate synthase — protein METNARVVVGEGIGQVVFSQKERLTLIAGPCQMESREHAFMMAGKLAELCKSLGLGLVYKSSFDKANRTSLSGKRGIGLEKAMEIFADLKREFGFPVLTDVHTEEQCSQVAGTIDILQIPAFLSRQTDLLVAAAKTGRAINVKKGQFLAPWDMKNVLAKFTMSGNPNVLLCERGASFGYNTLVSDMRSLPIMAGLGAPVVFDATHSVQQPGGQGGSSGGQREFVETLARAAVAVGVAGVFIETHEDPDSAPSDGPNMVPLKDMPRLLEKLLAFDAISKA, from the coding sequence ATGGAAACGAATGCAAGGGTCGTCGTCGGCGAGGGTATCGGCCAGGTGGTATTCTCGCAGAAGGAGCGGCTGACGCTGATCGCCGGCCCCTGCCAGATGGAGAGCCGCGAGCACGCCTTCATGATGGCCGGCAAGCTCGCCGAGCTCTGCAAGTCGCTCGGTCTCGGCCTTGTCTATAAGTCTTCCTTCGACAAGGCGAACCGCACCTCGCTCTCCGGCAAGCGCGGCATCGGCCTTGAGAAGGCGATGGAGATCTTTGCCGATCTCAAGCGCGAATTCGGCTTTCCGGTGCTGACCGACGTCCATACGGAAGAACAGTGCTCGCAAGTCGCCGGGACCATCGACATCCTGCAGATCCCGGCCTTCCTGTCGCGCCAGACCGACCTGCTCGTCGCGGCGGCGAAAACAGGGCGCGCGATCAACGTGAAGAAGGGCCAGTTTCTCGCGCCCTGGGACATGAAGAACGTGCTCGCCAAGTTCACCATGAGCGGCAATCCGAACGTGCTTCTCTGCGAGCGCGGCGCGTCCTTCGGCTACAACACGCTCGTTTCCGACATGCGCTCGCTGCCAATCATGGCGGGGCTCGGCGCGCCCGTGGTCTTCGACGCGACCCATTCGGTGCAGCAGCCTGGCGGGCAGGGCGGCTCCTCGGGCGGCCAGCGTGAGTTCGTCGAGACCTTGGCGCGTGCGGCTGTCGCTGTCGGCGTCGCCGGCGTCTTCATCGAGACGCATGAGGACCCGGACAGCGCCCCCTCCGACGGCCCGAACATGGTGCCGCTCAAGGACATGCCGCGTCTCCTCGAAAAGCTGCTCGCCTTCGACGCGATATCCAAGGCCTGA
- a CDS encoding VOC family protein, producing the protein MNLPTRTARPLDHLVLPVAELGQARRRLADLGFTVAEDARHPFGTENACVFFPDNTYLEPLAIASREECEAAALAGNAFVARDHAFRFRQGPEGLSAIVLGTPDAATDHIRYRSCGISGGEMLEFSRPMRLPDGREGLRSFRLAFAADLRAPDFFLFSCQRIRALPVDSALHKHENGVVGIAEVVLSEPNPTDFQYLLQEAVDEREVSAHSFGMDIQAGSAKLSVMNPAGMEAFYGRPVSATERGLRGRAVVFRVTDLEATRALFAQNDIEFAEMGGRLIVPEAPGQGVIFAFGV; encoded by the coding sequence ATGAACCTGCCCACGCGCACCGCCCGCCCGCTCGATCATCTCGTGCTGCCGGTGGCGGAACTCGGGCAGGCAAGGCGGCGCCTGGCCGATCTCGGCTTCACGGTTGCCGAGGACGCACGCCATCCCTTCGGCACGGAAAACGCCTGCGTCTTCTTTCCTGACAATACCTATCTGGAGCCGCTCGCCATAGCCTCCCGCGAGGAGTGCGAGGCTGCTGCGCTCGCCGGAAATGCCTTTGTCGCGCGCGACCACGCGTTCCGCTTTCGGCAGGGCCCCGAAGGCCTATCGGCAATCGTGCTCGGGACGCCCGATGCCGCCACCGATCACATCCGCTACCGGTCCTGCGGCATCTCCGGCGGCGAGATGCTGGAATTCTCGCGGCCCATGCGTCTGCCGGACGGACGCGAAGGGCTCCGCTCTTTCCGGTTGGCCTTCGCCGCGGATCTGCGCGCGCCGGATTTCTTCCTGTTCAGTTGCCAGCGTATTCGCGCCCTGCCGGTCGACAGCGCGCTGCACAAGCACGAAAATGGTGTGGTCGGCATTGCCGAAGTCGTTCTTTCGGAGCCCAATCCGACGGACTTCCAGTATCTGCTGCAGGAAGCCGTCGATGAGCGCGAGGTCTCGGCCCATTCCTTCGGGATGGACATCCAAGCCGGCAGCGCCAAGCTGTCGGTCATGAACCCTGCCGGGATGGAGGCCTTCTACGGGCGCCCCGTCAGCGCGACCGAACGCGGCCTGCGCGGCCGTGCCGTGGTGTTCCGCGTCACCGATCTCGAGGCGACCCGCGCGCTGTTTGCGCAGAACGATATCGAATTTGCAGAAATGGGCGGACGCCTCATTGTTCCGGAAGCGCCGGGGCAGGGGGTGATTTTCGCGTTTGGAGTGTGA
- the secG gene encoding preprotein translocase subunit SecG codes for MQTVLLVIYLMVVVALIGVVLIQRSEGGGLGIGGGSGFMSARGTANALTRTTAVLAVLFFGLALAMGILARYEPQATDILERIPGTSSSGGVLDSLGGGQPAPAGGNTQAPASGNGANNTVPADGAAQPAQAPAAQPAAPANGNTGSQVPSGQ; via the coding sequence ATGCAGACCGTACTCCTCGTCATCTATCTCATGGTCGTCGTCGCCCTGATCGGCGTCGTCCTCATTCAGCGTTCCGAAGGTGGCGGTCTCGGTATCGGCGGCGGTTCGGGCTTCATGTCCGCCCGTGGCACGGCCAATGCGCTGACCCGCACGACGGCGGTTCTCGCCGTGCTGTTCTTCGGCCTGGCACTTGCGATGGGTATCCTGGCGCGCTACGAGCCGCAGGCGACCGACATCCTCGAGCGTATTCCGGGCACGAGCTCGAGCGGCGGCGTGCTGGATTCGCTCGGCGGCGGCCAGCCGGCACCGGCCGGTGGCAACACGCAGGCTCCGGCGTCCGGCAATGGCGCCAACAACACGGTTCCGGCTGACGGCGCGGCTCAGCCCGCTCAGGCTCCGGCTGCTCAGCCGGCCGCGCCGGCCAACGGCAATACGGGATCGCAGGTTCCGAGCGGCCAATAA
- a CDS encoding CTP synthase: protein MTPMARYVFITGGVVSSLGKGIAAAALGALLQARGYRVRLRKLDPYLNVDPGTMSPTQHGEVFVTDDGAETDLDLGHYERFTGRSATKTDNITTGRIYKNIIDKERRGDYLGATVQVIPHVTNEIKNFVTEGNEDYDFVICEIGGTVGDIEAMPFMEAIRQLGNDLPRGTAVYVHLTLMPYIPAAGELKTKPTQHSVKELQALGIHPDILLVRADREIPEAERRKLSLFCNVRQSAVIQALDVASIYDVPIAYHKEGLDNEVLAAFGIEPAPKPRMEAWENVAHRIRTPEGEVTIAIVGKYTGLKDAYKSLIEALYHGGIANRVKVKLEWIESEIFEKEDPAPYLEKVHGILVPGGFGERGSEGKINAARFARERKVPYFGICFGMQMAVVEAARNLAGIDKASSTEFGPTKEPVVGLMTEWVKGNELQKRSAAGDLGGTMRLGAYRAALKQNTKIADIYGSADISERHRHRYEVNVDYKDRLESCGLVFSGMSPDGVLPETVEYNDHPWFIGVQYHPELKSRPLEPHPLFASFIEAALEQSRLV from the coding sequence GTGACTCCCATGGCGCGATATGTATTCATCACTGGCGGCGTGGTCTCCTCCCTCGGAAAAGGCATCGCTGCGGCCGCTCTTGGAGCGTTGCTGCAGGCGCGTGGCTACCGCGTGAGGCTGCGCAAGCTCGACCCCTATCTCAACGTCGATCCGGGCACCATGAGCCCGACCCAGCACGGCGAGGTGTTCGTCACCGACGACGGGGCGGAAACCGACCTCGATCTCGGCCACTACGAGCGCTTCACCGGCCGTTCGGCGACCAAGACCGACAACATCACCACCGGCCGGATCTACAAGAACATCATCGACAAGGAACGCCGCGGCGACTATCTCGGCGCGACGGTCCAGGTGATCCCGCACGTCACCAACGAGATCAAGAACTTCGTCACCGAAGGCAATGAAGACTACGATTTCGTCATCTGCGAGATCGGCGGCACCGTCGGCGATATCGAGGCGATGCCCTTCATGGAGGCGATCCGCCAGCTCGGCAACGACCTGCCGCGCGGCACGGCCGTCTATGTCCACCTGACGCTGATGCCCTACATTCCGGCGGCGGGCGAACTGAAGACCAAGCCGACCCAGCATTCGGTCAAGGAACTGCAGGCGCTCGGCATCCATCCCGACATCCTGCTCGTTCGCGCCGATCGCGAAATTCCGGAGGCCGAGCGCCGCAAGCTGTCGCTCTTCTGCAATGTGCGGCAATCGGCCGTGATCCAGGCGCTCGATGTGGCGTCGATCTACGACGTGCCGATCGCCTATCACAAGGAAGGGCTCGACAACGAAGTGCTCGCCGCCTTCGGCATCGAGCCGGCACCGAAGCCGCGTATGGAAGCCTGGGAGAATGTCGCTCACCGGATCCGCACGCCGGAGGGCGAAGTGACGATCGCGATCGTCGGCAAATATACCGGCCTCAAGGATGCCTATAAGTCGCTGATCGAGGCGCTCTATCACGGCGGCATCGCCAACCGCGTCAAGGTCAAGCTCGAATGGATCGAGTCGGAGATCTTCGAGAAGGAGGACCCGGCGCCCTATCTCGAGAAGGTCCACGGCATTCTCGTTCCCGGCGGTTTCGGCGAGCGCGGTTCGGAAGGCAAGATCAATGCGGCGCGCTTTGCCCGCGAACGCAAGGTGCCCTATTTCGGCATCTGCTTCGGCATGCAGATGGCGGTAGTCGAAGCCGCGCGCAACCTCGCCGGTATCGATAAGGCCTCCTCGACGGAGTTCGGCCCCACCAAGGAACCGGTCGTCGGCCTGATGACCGAGTGGGTAAAGGGCAACGAGCTGCAGAAACGCTCGGCCGCCGGCGATCTCGGCGGTACGATGCGCCTCGGCGCCTATCGCGCTGCACTCAAGCAGAACACCAAGATCGCCGACATCTACGGATCGGCCGACATCTCCGAACGCCATCGCCATCGTTACGAGGTCAATGTCGACTACAAGGATCGCCTGGAGTCCTGCGGCCTGGTCTTCTCCGGCATGTCGCCGGACGGCGTGCTGCCGGAGACTGTGGAATACAACGACCATCCGTGGTTCATCGGCGTGCAGTACCATCCGGAGCTGAAGTCCCGCCCGCTGGAGCCGCACCCTCTGTTCGCGAGCTTCATCGAGGCGGCGCTCGAACAGTCGCGGCTCGTGTAG
- a CDS encoding YceI family protein, whose amino-acid sequence MNAPRTLSLKAALPLALLAAALPVAAKAASLADAAGSYSIASSSRIQFNVGQTGGGGIAGNFAKFSGRFRIDGGNVGRSSVEFTLYPESVRARERRIEDFLRSSAVFDTANYQTVTFRSTSVTQTGPDSATVEGALTARGKTRKERFAVTLTDWNKGSISFTIRGSIRRAPYGMDVGTPIYSNVVEFDMDIKGMRR is encoded by the coding sequence ATGAACGCTCCACGCACTCTCTCACTGAAGGCAGCCCTTCCATTGGCCTTGCTCGCTGCCGCTCTACCTGTGGCCGCAAAGGCTGCGTCGCTCGCCGACGCAGCCGGCAGCTACAGCATCGCAAGTTCCTCCCGCATCCAATTCAATGTCGGGCAGACAGGTGGCGGCGGTATCGCCGGCAACTTCGCGAAGTTCTCCGGCAGGTTCCGGATAGACGGCGGCAATGTCGGGCGATCGTCGGTCGAGTTCACGCTCTATCCGGAGAGCGTGAGGGCGAGAGAGCGCCGAATCGAGGATTTCCTGCGTTCCAGCGCGGTCTTCGATACGGCCAACTATCAGACGGTGACCTTCCGTTCCACGAGCGTGACGCAGACCGGGCCTGACAGCGCAACCGTCGAGGGTGCGCTGACGGCGCGCGGCAAGACACGCAAGGAGCGCTTTGCCGTCACGCTGACCGATTGGAACAAGGGTTCGATCTCCTTCACCATCCGCGGCAGCATCCGCCGTGCGCCCTACGGCATGGACGTCGGCACGCCCATCTACTCGAACGTGGTCGAGTTCGACATGGACATAAAGGGAATGAGGCGCTGA
- the tpiA gene encoding triose-phosphate isomerase, with product MTPDIRPLVAGNWKMNGTRASLDQIKAMAEGVKGALSAKVETLICPPATLLYVATALCDDSPLMIGAQDCHQKQSGAHTGEISAEMIADCFGTHVIVGHSERRTDHAETDALVRAKTEAAHAAALVAIVCIGETEEERKSGKTLDVLKRQLAESLPDAATAENTVIAYEPVWAIGTGLTPTVGDVEEAHAFMRRELVSRFGSEGGKMRILYGGSVKPSNATELMGVANVDGALIGGASLKAEDFLAIYGAYEELTA from the coding sequence ATGACGCCCGATATCCGCCCGCTGGTTGCCGGCAACTGGAAGATGAATGGCACGCGTGCATCGCTGGACCAGATCAAGGCGATGGCCGAAGGCGTCAAGGGCGCACTTTCCGCAAAGGTGGAGACGCTGATCTGCCCGCCGGCGACGCTGCTCTATGTTGCGACCGCGCTTTGCGACGACAGTCCGCTGATGATCGGCGCCCAGGACTGCCACCAGAAACAGTCGGGTGCCCATACCGGCGAGATTTCCGCCGAGATGATCGCCGATTGCTTCGGCACGCACGTCATCGTCGGCCACTCGGAACGCCGCACCGATCATGCCGAGACCGATGCGCTGGTCAGGGCGAAGACGGAAGCCGCGCACGCCGCGGCGCTCGTCGCCATCGTCTGCATCGGCGAGACCGAAGAAGAGCGCAAGAGCGGCAAGACGCTCGACGTGCTGAAGCGCCAGCTCGCCGAAAGCCTGCCAGATGCCGCGACGGCTGAGAACACCGTGATCGCCTATGAGCCGGTCTGGGCGATCGGTACGGGCCTGACGCCGACCGTCGGAGATGTCGAGGAGGCGCATGCCTTCATGCGGCGTGAACTCGTCTCCCGCTTTGGTTCGGAAGGCGGCAAGATGCGGATCCTTTACGGCGGCTCCGTCAAGCCCTCCAATGCCACGGAATTGATGGGCGTCGCCAATGTGGACGGCGCCCTGATCGGCGGCGCCAGCTTGAAAGCGGAAGACTTCCTCGCCATCTACGGGGCCTATGAAGAATTGACTGCGTGA
- a CDS encoding FAD-binding oxidoreductase: protein MSMEKFESWGRLDKRPEGAISPDDYEDRLGAVAPMAYLPFGNGRSYGDVCRTDRGTLVDSARHGRILTFDPGTGVMTCEAGVTLREILVKAIPHRFFLPVTPGTGFVTVGGAVANDVHGRNHHARGSFGNHVRRLTLLRSDGQRLVCSADENAELFAATIGGLGLTGLILDVELRLMKVPSPHVQQHAIRFENLDEYFALVDRVGEEHEYSVAWIDQLAGGRRTGRGVLWAGDHADASCEYPDVPKGLKLSLPLSLPFNPLNSLTLKALNEYRFRREVPGETVSTIKWTSYFHPLDRLGAWHRLYGPQGPCQHQSVYPVENAQQTTVRLLETARKHGHASFLTTVHRFGDTAARGLLSFPRPGFSLILDFANQGEATVKLLDALDRIVVEVGGAVNPSKDLRMGPDVFQASFPSWRKLEALRDPALVSDFWKRTALALNC, encoded by the coding sequence ATTAGCATGGAAAAGTTTGAAAGCTGGGGGCGGCTCGACAAGCGGCCTGAAGGCGCCATCTCGCCGGATGACTACGAGGACCGGCTCGGCGCGGTCGCCCCCATGGCCTATCTCCCCTTCGGCAACGGGCGGAGCTATGGCGACGTCTGCCGCACGGATCGCGGCACGCTGGTCGACAGCGCCAGGCACGGCCGCATCCTCACCTTCGATCCGGGAACCGGGGTGATGACCTGCGAGGCCGGTGTCACATTGCGTGAAATTCTCGTGAAGGCGATACCGCACCGCTTCTTCCTGCCCGTGACGCCGGGCACGGGTTTTGTTACCGTCGGCGGGGCCGTCGCCAATGACGTGCACGGCCGGAACCATCATGCCCGCGGCTCCTTCGGCAATCATGTCCGGCGCCTGACGCTGCTGCGCTCGGATGGCCAGCGCCTAGTCTGCTCTGCCGACGAGAATGCCGAGCTCTTTGCCGCCACGATCGGCGGCCTGGGCCTGACGGGACTGATCCTCGACGTGGAACTGCGGCTGATGAAAGTTCCGTCGCCGCATGTCCAACAACACGCGATTCGTTTCGAAAACCTCGACGAATATTTCGCGCTCGTCGATCGCGTCGGCGAAGAGCACGAATATTCCGTCGCCTGGATCGATCAGCTCGCGGGGGGCCGACGTACAGGAAGGGGTGTGCTCTGGGCTGGGGACCATGCGGATGCATCCTGCGAATATCCGGACGTACCCAAGGGGCTGAAGCTCTCATTGCCCCTGTCTCTGCCGTTCAATCCGTTGAATTCCCTGACGCTGAAGGCGCTCAACGAGTACCGCTTTCGCAGGGAGGTGCCGGGGGAAACGGTTTCGACGATAAAGTGGACGTCCTACTTCCATCCGCTCGACCGGCTCGGTGCCTGGCATCGGCTTTACGGGCCGCAGGGTCCTTGCCAGCACCAAAGTGTTTATCCGGTAGAGAATGCCCAGCAGACCACGGTCCGGCTCCTGGAGACTGCCCGCAAACACGGCCACGCCTCTTTCCTGACGACAGTGCATCGTTTCGGAGACACTGCAGCCCGAGGCTTACTTTCCTTCCCTCGGCCGGGTTTCTCGCTGATCTTGGACTTCGCCAATCAAGGTGAAGCGACCGTCAAGTTGCTCGATGCTCTCGACCGGATTGTCGTCGAGGTCGGCGGCGCGGTGAATCCAAGCAAGGATCTCCGCATGGGCCCTGATGTTTTCCAGGCGTCCTTCCCGTCGTGGCGAAAGCTCGAAGCATTGCGCGATCCGGCCCTGGTCTCGGATTTCTGGAAGCGCACCGCGCTCGCGCTCAACTGCTGA
- a CDS encoding cytochrome b has translation MLRNSESGFGSVTIVLHWTMALLILGLMLIGFLMRRTEIDPALQFSLYQWHKSFGFTALGLALVRAIWWLVERSPPPAPGLRPFEHVAAGEAHRMLIILGLATPLAGWAVASASTLNIPSFYFNIVVVPHLPVPQSESSEAFWAFAHALLAYAMLALVVVHAAAALYHQFIRGDAVLKRMLGAGSRPSDADAADVREAMKPLPEGNDS, from the coding sequence ATGCTGCGCAACAGCGAGAGTGGTTTCGGAAGCGTAACGATCGTCCTGCACTGGACGATGGCGCTGCTGATCCTCGGTCTGATGCTGATCGGCTTCCTCATGCGGCGCACCGAAATCGACCCCGCACTGCAGTTTTCGCTCTACCAATGGCACAAGTCGTTCGGCTTCACCGCTCTGGGCCTGGCGCTCGTGAGGGCGATCTGGTGGCTGGTAGAACGCAGCCCGCCGCCGGCCCCGGGGCTCCGCCCGTTCGAACATGTGGCGGCAGGCGAAGCGCACCGTATGCTCATCATCCTCGGGCTCGCAACTCCTCTAGCCGGCTGGGCTGTCGCTTCCGCCTCGACGTTGAACATCCCGAGCTTCTACTTCAACATCGTCGTCGTTCCGCACCTGCCCGTGCCGCAATCGGAGAGCTCCGAAGCGTTCTGGGCCTTTGCCCACGCATTGCTCGCCTATGCCATGCTCGCCCTGGTGGTCGTCCACGCTGCAGCAGCGCTTTACCACCAATTCATTCGAGGCGACGCGGTGCTGAAACGCATGCTGGGCGCCGGCTCTCGGCCGAGCGATGCAGACGCAGCCGATGTTCGAGAAGCAATGAAGCCGCTGCCGGAAGGAAATGATTCATGA
- a CDS encoding alpha/beta hydrolase has translation MSTIVFSVRLLVGAVLFLSVAASAIAKPLQPYKDALFGYPAILREEDGGDFRVVDYQELRDINGRDQIPERRVKRAYLSLGVKSSQVNETLDLGGRSLDVTRIGPDRGAAFTVIFVHGRGGDRRLGANDFSFGGNFNRLKNLAVGNGGAYYAPSIRSFDAAGVADIAALIRLAAERSGGRPVVLSCASMGSFICWGIARDQRATAALGGMMVMGGVADPAFEESAAYKARLPMFFSHGSNDSVYPAEAQVALYRSVRSKNYPARFVLFETGSHGTPVRMTDWRDALNWILDR, from the coding sequence ATGTCCACAATTGTTTTTTCCGTCCGACTGCTGGTAGGCGCGGTGCTTTTCTTGAGCGTCGCGGCCTCCGCCATAGCCAAGCCCCTGCAGCCCTACAAGGATGCACTGTTCGGCTATCCCGCAATCCTGCGGGAGGAGGACGGCGGTGATTTCCGCGTCGTCGACTATCAGGAACTGAGGGACATCAACGGGCGCGACCAGATTCCGGAGCGACGTGTGAAGCGGGCCTATCTGTCGCTTGGCGTGAAAAGTTCGCAGGTCAACGAGACTCTCGACCTCGGTGGTCGCTCTCTCGACGTGACGCGCATCGGCCCGGATCGCGGCGCAGCCTTCACGGTAATCTTTGTCCATGGGCGCGGCGGCGACCGGCGCCTCGGCGCCAACGATTTTTCATTTGGCGGCAATTTCAACCGCCTCAAAAATCTGGCGGTCGGCAATGGCGGTGCCTACTATGCGCCGAGCATACGCTCCTTCGATGCGGCCGGCGTCGCCGATATCGCGGCGCTGATCCGCCTTGCCGCCGAGCGATCCGGCGGCCGGCCCGTGGTGCTGTCCTGCGCCTCCATGGGAAGCTTCATCTGCTGGGGCATCGCGCGCGACCAGAGGGCCACGGCAGCGCTGGGCGGCATGATGGTGATGGGCGGCGTCGCCGACCCCGCGTTTGAAGAGAGCGCGGCTTACAAGGCAAGGCTGCCGATGTTCTTCAGCCATGGCAGCAACGACAGCGTCTATCCGGCCGAGGCACAGGTTGCACTCTATCGTTCGGTGCGCAGCAAGAACTATCCCGCTCGCTTCGTGTTGTTTGAGACTGGGTCGCATGGGACGCCGGTGCGCATGACCGACTGGCGGGATGCGTTGAACTGGATTCTTGATCGATAG